The following coding sequences are from one Desulfosporosinus orientis DSM 765 window:
- a CDS encoding ABC transporter substrate-binding protein: MWRKMASVLTSLFLVSSLLMGCGGIIPAGRSQTPEDTVIFARGADSISLDPVLIEDIESAKVVANVFDTLVRYKEGSTEVEPALATEWSTSEDGKEWTFKLRQGVKFHDGTPFNAEAVKFNMDRQLPPNRTEEMPYSSFTLGMVDKVVAVDDYTVKFILKTPYSPFLLNLAMPFSVPIGSPEAIKKMGKDFGAHPVGTGPYIFESWEKDAKITLKANPDYWGGKPNIDKLVFEVIKEKSLRADKLIAGDVDIIDGVAPEDVERLKGDEHLNVSLSPGMNISYMGMRTDRKPFNDPKVRQAISMAINRKELVKALYQGNALVANGPLPPSLLGYDKTIQPYPYDPAKAKELLREAGYDDNLSFDLITYSDSRPYNTIGGDNLAVAIQGYMKEVGITVNITSAPWKEYKQNLQDGQGDAYLYGWTGDNGDPDNFLYVLLHSSQITSLNYSKYKNPNYDELLEKAQQTSNIQERIKDYSSAQQILVKDAPWLFISTSMNITAANKRISGFSIHPTGVCFLRDVVKG; this comes from the coding sequence ATGTGGAGAAAAATGGCAAGTGTTCTTACCTCCCTTTTTCTCGTGAGCTCATTGCTTATGGGCTGCGGCGGAATTATCCCTGCCGGAAGAAGCCAGACACCGGAAGATACGGTCATCTTTGCACGGGGAGCGGATTCTATTAGTTTAGATCCGGTACTTATTGAGGATATAGAATCAGCTAAAGTTGTGGCTAACGTATTCGACACTTTGGTTCGGTATAAAGAGGGGTCTACTGAAGTGGAGCCGGCTCTTGCCACGGAGTGGAGTACCTCTGAGGATGGAAAGGAATGGACATTCAAACTTCGCCAAGGGGTTAAATTTCATGATGGAACGCCCTTTAATGCCGAGGCAGTGAAATTCAATATGGATCGTCAGCTGCCGCCCAATCGAACCGAAGAGATGCCTTATTCAAGCTTTACCCTGGGTATGGTGGATAAAGTTGTTGCAGTGGATGATTACACCGTGAAATTTATCTTGAAGACGCCCTATTCACCGTTCTTACTGAACCTGGCCATGCCCTTCAGTGTTCCCATAGGTTCTCCTGAAGCCATTAAAAAGATGGGTAAAGATTTTGGAGCACATCCGGTTGGGACAGGCCCCTATATTTTTGAGAGCTGGGAGAAAGATGCTAAGATTACCTTAAAAGCCAACCCGGATTACTGGGGCGGCAAGCCTAACATCGATAAACTGGTTTTTGAAGTGATCAAAGAAAAATCCCTGCGTGCCGATAAACTTATCGCAGGTGATGTTGACATTATTGATGGCGTTGCCCCCGAGGATGTCGAACGCCTCAAAGGAGATGAACATCTTAATGTCAGCCTCTCCCCAGGTATGAACATTAGTTACATGGGGATGCGTACCGATCGTAAACCCTTTAATGACCCCAAAGTACGACAAGCCATCTCAATGGCCATTAATCGTAAAGAATTGGTCAAGGCCCTTTATCAAGGAAATGCTCTAGTGGCAAATGGCCCATTGCCCCCCAGCCTTTTGGGATATGATAAAACGATTCAACCTTATCCTTATGATCCTGCTAAAGCAAAGGAACTTTTACGGGAAGCCGGTTATGACGATAATCTGAGCTTTGACCTCATTACCTATTCCGATTCCCGTCCCTACAATACCATCGGAGGAGATAATTTAGCTGTTGCTATTCAGGGATATATGAAAGAGGTTGGCATAACGGTTAACATTACGTCTGCTCCTTGGAAAGAATACAAACAAAATCTGCAAGATGGGCAAGGTGACGCGTATTTATATGGATGGACAGGAGATAATGGGGACCCGGATAATTTCTTATATGTATTACTTCATTCAAGCCAAATTACAAGCTTAAATTATTCAAAGTATAAAAATCCCAATTATGATGAATTATTGGAAAAGGCCCAGCAAACCTCAAATATCCAGGAGAGAATCAAGGATTATTCTTCAGCCCAGCAAATTTTGGTTAAAGATGCTCCGTGGCTGTTCATCAGCACTTCCATGAATATTACCGCAGCCAACAAGAGAATCAGCGGGTTCAGTATTCATCCCACAGGGGTGTGTTTCTTAAGAGATGTGGTGAAAGGTTGA
- a CDS encoding zinc-ribbon domain containing protein, producing the protein MAFEDKDLVCKDCGVTFIFTAGEQEFYAEKGFENEPQRCRECRNIRKANRNSQEGRSREMFTVICADCGVETQVPFQPTSDRPVYCRECYQHHRPARDQY; encoded by the coding sequence ATGGCCTTTGAAGACAAAGATCTAGTGTGTAAAGACTGCGGAGTGACTTTTATTTTCACAGCGGGAGAACAAGAATTTTATGCTGAAAAAGGTTTCGAAAACGAACCTCAGCGTTGCCGCGAGTGCCGCAACATTCGCAAGGCAAATCGTAATTCCCAAGAAGGAAGATCCCGTGAAATGTTTACGGTCATTTGTGCGGACTGCGGAGTAGAAACCCAAGTTCCTTTCCAACCTACTTCCGATCGTCCTGTATACTGCCGTGAGTGCTATCAGCACCACCGTCCAGCTCGCGATCAATACTAA